GTTCAGGAAGTAGGCGGTTTCTTCCAGCGTGTCGGTGCCGTGGGTCACCACGATGCCGTTGACCGAAGGATCCTTGGCCAGGGCCGACACGCGTCGGGCCAGCACCAGCAGGTTGTCGTTGGTGAACGACTCCGAGGCGATCTGGAAGGTCTGCTCGCCTCGCACGTTGGCCACGTTCTGCAGCTCGGGCAGGCCGATGATGAGTTTCTCGACCGCGACCTTGGCAGCCGAATAGCTGGCGCTGTTGACGGTGGAAGCGCCGGCGCCGGCGATGGTGCCGCCGGTGGCCAAAATCACCACGTTGGGCTTGGCTGTCTGGGCCGAGGCCAGGCCGGAGACGGCCGACAGCGCGACCACGGCGGTGCTGGCGACCCAGCGGCGGAAACGGGGGGAAAGGTACATGCGCAACGCTCCTCGATCAGTCGGTAGGTTTGCTCCGGCCGGGGCTGGCCGTGAGGCCTTGTCATGCTAGCCGCGCAGCCGGCTGTTTCGCTCACGCGGCGCTTGCAAATTTTTTGATATTGCATCGACCGGTTACAGCTAGACGACGCTTATCGGAGGCCTCGCTCACTTCCGGGTATCGGCCAAAGCGGTCGCGCTGACGGCCTTGCCGACCTGCTGAAAGACCCCGCCAGCCTCGGTGCGGTCGTCGAGATCGGCCGCGCAGGCAGCGATCACGACGGCATGGGCGCCGCCGTCCTGCGGGTCGACCACCGCCATGTGGCAGGCGCGCCGGTACTGCGTGCCGGTCTTGTGGATGCGCTTGACCGACCTCGGCAGGCCCGCTTCGAGCCGGTAGTCGCCCGGCTTGCCGAACTTCATGCCGGCGAACAGCCGCTGCGTGCTCTGCGGCGACAGCAGCTTTCCGCGCACCAGCTTCTCCAGCATGGCGCCGTAGGCTTCCATGGTGGCGCTGTTGGCGCCGTTGGCGTAGTAGCGGTCGTAGGCCTCGTCGATGGTGTCGGCCTCCAGGTCGGCGCGCTCCAGCGACATCGCGCGTCGCGCGGCCTCGACCCTCGGTGGTCCCATGGTGGCGCCGGCGATCTCCACCAGCTGCCGGTTGCTCAGTTTTTTGGCGCCTTCCTCGTCGAGTTCGGCATACACCTGCCGGCGAATCGCGGTGAAGTTGGTGATGCGGCCCACGTTGCCCTTGCCCATGGCCTCGACGGCGATGTCGTTGAGCTTGTCCTCGCCCACCGCGCGGATCAGCATGTTGGCGGCCGTGTTGTCGCTCACGCCGAGCATGCGGTCGAGCAGCGAATCGAGGGTGAAGCGGGTGCCGGTAGCGGTCCATACGACCTGGCCGGAGCCGTCGACCTTGTCGCTCTCCTCCAGTGTCAACTGCTGCTGTAGCCGCAGCTTGCCGTCGTCCACCTGGCGCAGCAGCGCGATGGCGACGGCGACCTTGACGGTGGAGGCGAGGTACCAGCGCTGGTCGGCGCCATAGCCGAAGCTCTCGCCGCTGTCGAGCCGCTTCACGTACACGCCGAGCGATCCGGGCGATGCCTTGTCGATCGCCTCGATGCGGGTCTTCAGGGCCTGCGGCCACTCGTCGGCCCGGGCGGGCAGGGTGGCGCTAGCGACCAGAGCGCTGAGAAGCAGCAGAACGGCGGCTCGGGCCCGCGGTGGCGTCGCAGGTCGGTGCATCGGGGACTCCCTTGGTGATCAGACCGGATCGGCACAGCGCCGTGCCTACCTGCTGCAGCGCACGCTCGGCGCGCGGCAGCGATGGTTCCTGGCGGGCGCAGGCCACCAGCACCAGTCGCTGGGGCGGCGCGCCGTCACGCTCGACGGTGACGATTCCGGAGTCGCAGATTCGCCGTCGCTGGGTGCCGGTCTTGTGCGCGAAGACCACCGAAGGCGGCAGTCCGGCGCCGACACGGTGGCGGCCGGTGGCCAGCTTCTGCATCAGTCCCAACAGGTACCGCGTCTGCGCCGGCCCGAGCGCGCGACCCTCGGCCAGGGCGGCCAGCAGATCGCCGTAGGCCGGCAGCTGGCCGGCGTTCAGGCCGCTGGCGTAGTAACGGTCGAAAGCCGCGTCCAGGCTGGGTTGGCGGAAAGCGGCGGCAGGCACGTCCACCAGCTGCGAGAACAGCGTGAGCCGCGCCGCATCGGTGGGCTGCGCATGCAGTGCCAGCAGGTCGCGGCCGGCCAGGCGCTCGGCGGCCGGATCGAGCCCGCCGTAGATGGCGCGCCGCACGTCGGCCAGCCGCGTGATGCGCCCGAAACCGCGCGGCACCAGCGAGCGCACCACGGCGTTCACCTCGTCGATGCCGACCAGGCCGATCAGCAGGTCGCTGGCGGTGTTGTCGCTGTAGATGATCATCTGCTCGAGCAGCTTGCGCACCGCGATATGCGCGCCGGGCGGCCGGCGGTTGGTGCTGCCGGCGCCGTCGACGTAGTCGGTGGCGCGCAGCAGCACGGGCGTGTCGAGCGTGAGACGGCCGCGCTCCACCGCCCGCAACACGGCGATGGCGATCGGCACCTTCACGGTCGAGGCGAAGTACCAGTTCTCGTCGGTGCGAAAACCCGCGGATTCGCCGGTGCCGAGGTCGCGCACGTAGACGCCGATCTCCGGGCCTTCGCGGCCGTCGATCTCGGCCAGGCCGGCGGTGAAACGATCGGCCCAGGCGGGCTGCTGCGCGCGCGCGGTGCCGGCCAGCGCACAGGCCAGCAGCAGGAACGAAAGCAGTCGCGGAATGAGACGGGACATGGCGGCTCGGCGGTCAGGTCGAGGAGGCTTTCATCATGCGGGCGTCGCGGTGAGCGCCTGTCACAAGATGCCGCCCAAAAAAAAAGGCTTGCGCATCGCTGCGCAAGCCCGATTCCCGAGGAGGGAAATCTGTATTGCCGGTCGGATCAGTCGTTCGCGTAGATGTCGACGTCCTTGGTTTCACGGATGAACAGCGTGCCGATCACCAGCGTCACGCAGGCAATGATGATCGGATACCAGAGGCCGTTGTACATATTGCCGCTGCTCGCCACGATGGCGAATGAGGTGGTCGGCAGCAGGCCGCCGAACCAGCCGTTGCCGATGTGATAGGGCAGGCTCATCGAGGTGTAGCGGATGCGGGTCGGGAACATTTCGACCAGCATCGCGGCGATGGGGCCGTAGACCATGGTGACCAGAATCACCAGCCAGGCCAGCAGGGCGATCATCACCGGCTTGTTCATCTTCTCCGGATCGGCCTTGGCCGGGTAGCCGGCGGCCTTGAAGTCGTCTCCCACTTCCTTCTTGAAGGCCGCGATGGCGGCGACCGATGCGGCGTCGAACTTCAGGTCCACCACGTTGCCGGTGGGCGCGGTGACGACCTTCTCGCCGATCTTCACCACAGCGGCCGAGCCCGCCGGGCCGGTGACGTTCTCGTAGGACACCGAGTTCTGCACCAGGTAGCGTTTGGCGATGTCGCAGGAGCTGCGGAAGTCGATCTCGCGGGCCACCGGATTGCCCTGGAAGGAGCAGGTGGCCGGGTCGGCGGAAACGGTGACCTGGGCGCTGGCCTGGGCGGCGGCGAGGTCCGGGTTGGCCGCGACGGTCAGGCCCTTGAAGACTGGGAAGTAGGTGATCGCGGCCAGCAGGCAGCCGGCCATGATGATCGGCTTGCGGCCGATGCGGTCGGACAGGCTGCCGAAGATGACGAAGAAGGGCGTGCCGATGAGCAACGCCACCGCGATCATCAGGTTGGCGGTGATCGCGTCCACCTTGAGCTGCTGCGTCAGGAAGAACAGCGAATAGAACTGCCCGGTGTACCAGACCACGGCCTGGCCGGCGGTCAGGCCCACCAGCGCCAGGATCACGATCTTCAGGTTCTTCCATTCACCGAACGATTCCTTCAGCGGCGCCTTGGAAGTCTTGCCTTCGGCCTTCATGCGCTGGAACGCCGGCGATTCCGACAGCGTCATGCGGATCCACACCGACACGGCCAGCAGCAGGATGGACACCATGAACGGAATGCGCCAGCCCCAGTCGGCGAAGGCGGTTTCGCCGGTGGCGGTGCGCACACCAAGGATCACCACCAGCGACAGGAACAGGCCCAGCGTGGCGGTGGTCTGGATCCACGAGGTATAGGCGCCGCGCTTGCCGTGCGGTGCGTGCTCGGCCACGTAGGTGGCGGCACCGCCGTACTCGCCGCCGAGGGCCAGACCCTGCAGCATGCGCAGGGCGATCAGGATGATCGGCGCGGCCACGCCGATCGCGGCGTAGTTGGGCAGGATGCCGACGATGAAGGTCGACAGGCCCATGATCAGGATGGTCACCAGGAAGGTGTACTTGCGCCCGATCATGTCGCCGAGCCGGCCGAACACGATGGCGCCGAAGGGCCTCACCAGGAAGCCGGCCGCGAACGCCAGCAGCGCGAAGATGAAGGCGGCGCCCGCGTCGAGTCCGCTGAAGAACTGCTTGGCGATGATCGCCGCCAGCGAACCGTAGAGATAGAAGTCGTACCACTCGAACACCGTGCCCAGGGACGAGGCGAAGATGACCTTCTTCTCCTCACCGGTCATGGGCCGCGGCGCGGGCGTGGGCGTCGGTTGCGGACGCCCGGGGGCGTAGATGCTGGACATGTGCTCGTCTCCTGTAGGTATGGTGGCGCGACGCCGGCGTGTCGCCGATTCGTCGCTGCCGCCATTCTTGGGAATCGCACTGACCGGTCTCTGACGCGAAACTGACCCTTCACTGACAACTCGCGGGGAAACCCGCAAGCCGCGTTTCAGGATTCGGAAAACGGGCCGAACCAGGGGTCGCGCAGCAACCGGGCGCGCAGCATGGGCAGGGCGTCGAAGCCCCACAACACGTCGCGGCCGACGGTGAAGCCGGGTACACCGAACACGCCCGCCTCCAGCGCAGCCTGGGTGTTGGCGCGCAGCATGGTCTTGACTTCGGGCGACGCGGGATCGTGCTGCGGCGACAGTGCGTCGGCCAGTGCCGCCAGCCGCGCCGGGTCGTTGGCATCGGCGCCGTTGCCTTGCCAAACATGGCGGAACACGGCGGCGGCCACCCGGCGCGAGATGCTGCCGTCGTCCGAGCAGGCCAGCGCCAGGCGCAGCAGCGGCAGCGGATCGAAGGGATGCGCCGCCGGCATCTGCATCGCGATGCCATGGGCGTGCGCCAGCCAGCGTGTCTGGCGCAGCACCCAGTCGTACTTGGGCGCAATGCCGTGCGGCCCCTGGTGACCGTGCTGCTTGAAGATCGCGCCCAGCAGCACCGGGCGGTAGTCGGTCGCGTAGCTGCAGCCTTCGAGCGCCTTCGGCAATTGCTCGAAGGCCAGGAAGGCGTAGGGCGAGACGAAGTCGAGGTGGAAGCCGAAGGTTTGCATGGCGTGGCTCAGGTGGAGGCGATGCCGGCGCGTGCGAGCAGCAGGCGCCAGATGGCGCGGCGCGCGGCGGCGTCGGCGGTGGACCAGGCGCGGATCTCGTCGAGCGAGCGCATGCAGCCCTGGCACAGGCTGCGGTCGTCGTTCATGCGGCAGATGGAGATGCAGGGCGAAGGCACCGGCGTCACGCTCTCGTCGAAGGCCGATCGCGAGCGCCCGGCCAGCAGCGCCAATGCCTCGGGCGACCACGCGACCGGGCGGGCCGGAAGCTCCGTGGCGGTCATTCGGAGGGCTCCAGCGCCACATCTTCGACCGGCGCGCCGGCCAGCGCGGCGATGGCCTGCGGCGTGGCCCGGAACACCGCATGCGGATGCCCGGCGGCGGCCCAAACCTCGTGGAAGCGCTCCAGGCTGCGGTCGCACAGCACCACCGGCGGCTGCAGGTGCGCCACCGGCGACACGCCGCCGATGGCGAAGCCGGTCGTCGCCTTGACGAAGGCCGCGTCGGCCCGGCCGATGGGGCCGACCAGCGCGGCCACGCGGGCCTCGTCGACACGACGGTCGCCGGCGGCGATGACCAGCACCGCGCGGTCGTCGGCGCGCCGTCGGAACACGATGCTCTTGGCGATCTGGCCGAGCTGCACGCCCAGCGCGTCGGCCGCCTGCTGCGCGGTGCGCGCGGCGCCGTCGAGCATGCGGGGCAGCTCGGCATGGCCGGCGTCCTGCAGGAAGGCCGCAACGCGGCGCACGCCGTCGGGCAAGGGGGTGAGCTCACTGCCGCACATGGGCTCAGGCCTCCGGCCGGAAGGTCGTGGTGCGGGCGGGGAGGGTGGGGAGGGATGGGAGGGCGCGGGTCGAGACACGCTCGGTGTGGGGCATGGGGCGGGCTCCGGCAGGTGGGCAAACGGGTGAGATCCGACATTCTTGCAGGAGGCCCGGCAGCAACGGTGCAATTTTCGCAGGCGTGGTTGCCGGTTCGTCCGGCGACCCGCGCCTGGCCGGCCACAGGCCAAGCTGCCGGGCTTTTGCGCTCGCATGCCACCCGCCGCCATGCTCCATTTTCTGCAGACACGCTTGTCCGCCGCGCTCACTACGCGAAACACCCGACCGCCAACGTCCACCAATACGCCGGGCCGGCCGCTCCCCGGCGCGACACTGCTGGAGCATTTCCCCTTCGAGTTCCTGAGCGACCTCGCCGATACCTTCAATGAAGAAAACACCCTGACGCCAGCGGCGAACCCCGTCGGCGTCGTCGGCTTGCAGAACAGCCGATTCAGGGCGGCGTTCCGGGAACCGATGGCGGCCGCAGACCTCACCTTGGCTCTCTGGACGGCCGAGCCCGGGCGCGAATTCACCGTCGCCCTGCGCAGCCTGGCCGGTGCGCCGCCGCGCCAACGTGGCTGGTGCTGGGACTCCGTCATGCCGGCCATCACCGCTGCCGGAACCCGCAATGCGCACCACGTCGAAACGATGGTGACCGCCCTCGTGAAGAATCTCCCAGCCGACCCGGCCATCCGCCTGCGCCTGTTGCGGCAGGCCGTCGATGGCCTGCTGCGACATCCGCGCGGTTGGGGCGGCGCGTTGGCGCCGCTGCTCGCCACTTGCGCGGCAGAGCCGCATCTGCCCGATGTCGTGTGGCAGCAGCTGATGCGCATGGTCGCCAAGGAGCCGCGGCACCTGCTTCAAACCCCCGCGATGCACACCGCTTTCAGCGCCATTTCCTCACCTGCCCGCCGCGCCGAATTCGGGCTGGCCGCGGACATCGCGCAGATGGCCTGCTTCGGCGGCACCGTTGCACAACTCGAAGGCCTGTTGCAGCGCATCGGCGCCTTCCCGCCCGGACCGCTCGCCTCTGTCTTCTACGATGAATTGTTTCGCCATTGGCGGGCCTCTGGCTCGCGCGACTCCCGACGCGGCCTGGAGGCCATCCGCCACGCGATGCTGGCAGCCGCCGACCAGCCCGGATACCGCGAGGACGCACTGGCTCGGCTGCCAGCCTTCGTCGATGCTCCGCCAGAGGTCCGCGCCGTGCTGGCAGCGCACGCCGAGAAAATGCGGCCCGCGGCGGCTATGCAGCTGGTCACGCGCCAGATGAAATCCTTTTCCACCGACGACCCCTGCCGCCTGCCTCGCCAGTGCGCCGAGATCCTGCAGCGCGCACGTGCCGCGCCGAGCGAACACCTGGCAAGCACCCTGACCCTGGCCCGGGTACACGGCATGTCCTCCGTGGACCCTTCCCTGGCTCGCTTGCACGGGATAGCCACGCCGGACCCGATCGGGGCAGACGGGGAAATCAACCCCTTGCAGACGCCCGAACAGCGCGCCGATCTGGCGCGCCTGGTCCTGGCCGAGGTGCCCAGGCTGCCGCTGGCCCATCGATTGCAGGTGATGGCTGCCATCGAGCCTCGCGATTACGGCAGTGACAACTGGCAGGAGGGCTGGAACCGCGTCTGGCAGGAGTCGCTCCACGCCATCTGCCAGGGCGTGCTGCGCGGCGGTCTGGATATCACCCGGCGCGATGCCATTCGTGCCCTGGCGGCGGCCCTGCCGCACGAGCAACGACGAGGCCGCATACCGCAGCCGCGCGAGGGCAAGGCAGCGTTGCCCGAATCCGAATCCGGCCCGCTCTTGCAGGCGCTGTCAGTGCTGCTGCGCGATCTGCCGCAGCATGAACTGGCCGCCGCGTTGCTGGAGATCCAGCCGATGCTGCCGAGCCACCACGCAAGCGCCGGTCCTTCGCCGGCGGTCGTGCAGCTGCTCCTGCGCTGCTGCGAAAGCCTGCCGTTCGAACTGCGCGCCGCACCGCTGGACGCGCTCGAGATCGCCACCCGCCGCCAACGGGGCGGCGCCAAGGAGGCGATCGGGAAACTGATCTCCCATACCCGGGCCGAGGCCGCGGCCTGGACGACTCGCTCGCGTGCGCTCGTGCAGGCCCGGACGACCGCCCGGCATTGATTTCGTGGAGCGGGTCGGTGCTTCGTCCGGCGCCACCGCGCCCGCTGAAAACGCGCCCACATTGGAGGAGGCCTTTGTTCGCCTACCGATGCGCCCTATGCTCCCCCATTTTTCAGCCAGCCCGACGACAGCTCCTGCGGCACGCGACCCTTCCCCGCAGCCCGATCCGGTTCTGGCCGACGGCAAGCCGTCGGAGCGCAGCACCTACGAGCACTTGCCCGATGAACTGTTGCTGCTGACGGCCGAATACCTGTGGGAATTGACCGTCGCGCTGCCGGCGCAAAACTCCCTGCCGGGCATCGCATCGCTCAACGGTCGGCTCGCGTCGGTCTTTCGGGAGCCCGTGCTGGCGGTCGACATCACCCGGCCCCTGTCGACCGCCCGCACGCTGGGCGAATTCCTGCTCGCCGTGGACGGCCTGGAGCGCACGCCGCCGAGCCACCGGCAGTGGTGCTGGGACTCGGTGGTGGCCGCCATGGTGCAGTTCGTCTCCGATTACCGTTCAGAGGATCGCGACGTCGTGCTTGCGGCAGTCCTCGCGCGGCTGCCGGCCGACCCCGACCTGCGCCTGCGGGTGGTGCAGCAGGCGAGCAACGCCCTGCTGCGGCAGGCAGCCGGCTTTTCCGGCGTGGTTCCACCGCTGATCGCCGCCTGCGCCGGGCTGCCGCGCGTGCCGCGGGCGATGTTGCTGCAGTGGATGCAGATGCTGCTCCGGAATCCGCCGCAGCCAATCGAGCGACGCGCAATCGAAGCCGCCGCAGAGGCACTGCCATCAGCACGGCACACCGAACTCACGCTGATGCTCGACCTGGTCGCGGCGCCCGCGTGGATGATGCCGCTGCCGGCGGTGCTGAGCCATCTCCAGCGCATCACCGCGCTGCCTCCCGGGCCGGTCGTCACCATGCTCTACCAGACCCTGCTGCGCCACTGGGCCGGCGCAGGTTCTGTCTGGCGAATGCAGGGCGCCACCGCGATCTTCCATGCGTTGCTCGACGCCGCCGAATCACCGGGCTGGCGCGAGGACGCGATGTCGCTGCTGCCCGTCGTGCAGTCGCCGACACCGGATCTTCGGCCGACGCTGCTGCGCCAGCTCGACCTGTTGCGCCCGGCCGCCGCGATGGCTTTGCTGGCCCGGCAGTGGCCCACCTTCACCACCAACGCGGCTCGCGCTCCCACTGAATGTGCCGACGTGCTGCGGCGCGCGCGGGCCACGCCCGCCGAACACCGCGAGGCGACCCTGGCCTTGGCCCGCAAAGTGCGCAGCGTGAGCAATGCCGGACAACGCGCCGACCTGGCCCGACTGCTGATGGACGAGCTGC
The nucleotide sequence above comes from Xylophilus sp. GOD-11R. Encoded proteins:
- a CDS encoding serine hydrolase; the protein is MSRLIPRLLSFLLLACALAGTARAQQPAWADRFTAGLAEIDGREGPEIGVYVRDLGTGESAGFRTDENWYFASTVKVPIAIAVLRAVERGRLTLDTPVLLRATDYVDGAGSTNRRPPGAHIAVRKLLEQMIIYSDNTASDLLIGLVGIDEVNAVVRSLVPRGFGRITRLADVRRAIYGGLDPAAERLAGRDLLALHAQPTDAARLTLFSQLVDVPAAAFRQPSLDAAFDRYYASGLNAGQLPAYGDLLAALAEGRALGPAQTRYLLGLMQKLATGRHRVGAGLPPSVVFAHKTGTQRRRICDSGIVTVERDGAPPQRLVLVACARQEPSLPRAERALQQVGTALCRSGLITKGVPDAPTCDATAGPSRRSAASQRSGR
- a CDS encoding serine hydrolase, producing MHRPATPPRARAAVLLLLSALVASATLPARADEWPQALKTRIEAIDKASPGSLGVYVKRLDSGESFGYGADQRWYLASTVKVAVAIALLRQVDDGKLRLQQQLTLEESDKVDGSGQVVWTATGTRFTLDSLLDRMLGVSDNTAANMLIRAVGEDKLNDIAVEAMGKGNVGRITNFTAIRRQVYAELDEEGAKKLSNRQLVEIAGATMGPPRVEAARRAMSLERADLEADTIDEAYDRYYANGANSATMEAYGAMLEKLVRGKLLSPQSTQRLFAGMKFGKPGDYRLEAGLPRSVKRIHKTGTQYRRACHMAVVDPQDGGAHAVVIAACAADLDDRTEAGGVFQQVGKAVSATALADTRK
- a CDS encoding MFS transporter, whose product is MSSIYAPGRPQPTPTPAPRPMTGEEKKVIFASSLGTVFEWYDFYLYGSLAAIIAKQFFSGLDAGAAFIFALLAFAAGFLVRPFGAIVFGRLGDMIGRKYTFLVTILIMGLSTFIVGILPNYAAIGVAAPIILIALRMLQGLALGGEYGGAATYVAEHAPHGKRGAYTSWIQTTATLGLFLSLVVILGVRTATGETAFADWGWRIPFMVSILLLAVSVWIRMTLSESPAFQRMKAEGKTSKAPLKESFGEWKNLKIVILALVGLTAGQAVVWYTGQFYSLFFLTQQLKVDAITANLMIAVALLIGTPFFVIFGSLSDRIGRKPIIMAGCLLAAITYFPVFKGLTVAANPDLAAAQASAQVTVSADPATCSFQGNPVAREIDFRSSCDIAKRYLVQNSVSYENVTGPAGSAAVVKIGEKVVTAPTGNVVDLKFDAASVAAIAAFKKEVGDDFKAAGYPAKADPEKMNKPVMIALLAWLVILVTMVYGPIAAMLVEMFPTRIRYTSMSLPYHIGNGWFGGLLPTTSFAIVASSGNMYNGLWYPIIIACVTLVIGTLFIRETKDVDIYAND
- a CDS encoding DUF1289 domain-containing protein, which codes for MTATELPARPVAWSPEALALLAGRSRSAFDESVTPVPSPCISICRMNDDRSLCQGCMRSLDEIRAWSTADAAARRAIWRLLLARAGIAST
- a CDS encoding YbaK/EbsC family protein; protein product: MCGSELTPLPDGVRRVAAFLQDAGHAELPRMLDGAARTAQQAADALGVQLGQIAKSIVFRRRADDRAVLVIAAGDRRVDEARVAALVGPIGRADAAFVKATTGFAIGGVSPVAHLQPPVVLCDRSLERFHEVWAAAGHPHAVFRATPQAIAALAGAPVEDVALEPSE
- a CDS encoding DsbA family protein; its protein translation is MQTFGFHLDFVSPYAFLAFEQLPKALEGCSYATDYRPVLLGAIFKQHGHQGPHGIAPKYDWVLRQTRWLAHAHGIAMQMPAAHPFDPLPLLRLALACSDDGSISRRVAAAVFRHVWQGNGADANDPARLAALADALSPQHDPASPEVKTMLRANTQAALEAGVFGVPGFTVGRDVLWGFDALPMLRARLLRDPWFGPFSES